A genomic window from Cytobacillus suaedae includes:
- a CDS encoding IDEAL domain-containing protein, with amino-acid sequence MKNEKSYTEIMKTRAISKKKAEHKTMLDVYIQMILDEALYNRKRDLLEKEIDRAIDTRDIPLFMKLSKEYQELAKFAM; translated from the coding sequence ATGAAAAATGAAAAATCGTATACTGAGATCATGAAAACCCGTGCTATTTCTAAGAAAAAAGCTGAGCATAAAACGATGCTAGATGTGTACATTCAAATGATTTTAGATGAAGCCCTCTACAACAGAAAACGCGATTTACTTGAGAAGGAAATTGATAGGGCCATTGATACGAGAGATATCCCTCTTTTCATGAAACTATCTAAGGAGTACCAAGAACTCGCAAAATTCGCAATGTAA
- a CDS encoding ABC transporter permease subunit, protein MKITRFVIRTLLIYILSATLLVCIVFLPSDVRLHFDNNSTIPKLHIPWETYIHDVKGYFSQLSKGELGLTKSQTSVADELKRVVPRTIKIILPAFFIIMVFGVLKGIYDYRNSNRWTRWFGDRLTSLTQSFPDFFFIMAIVWIILFYLPFIDVFAYEKWYGFILPALIVALYPLTFVAKITAGALAQEKGEQYVQVSHSKGLKEKAVVYRHMLQNSIGTVLSHLSSIMLLLISNLIILELFLDYKGAAYRLFFAVPTERELIVAIALVFMTIVFATQIVAYLLRIYLDPRERGA, encoded by the coding sequence ATGAAAATAACAAGGTTCGTCATTCGTACACTACTCATTTACATATTATCTGCAACCTTATTAGTCTGTATCGTATTTTTACCCAGTGATGTTAGGCTGCATTTTGATAACAATAGTACAATACCGAAGCTTCATATACCATGGGAAACGTACATTCATGATGTTAAAGGTTATTTCAGTCAGCTTTCTAAGGGCGAATTAGGCTTAACAAAATCACAGACAAGTGTAGCAGATGAGCTGAAAAGAGTGGTTCCACGTACAATTAAAATCATTCTTCCAGCTTTTTTTATAATAATGGTATTTGGCGTTCTAAAGGGTATTTATGATTACAGAAATTCCAACCGGTGGACAAGATGGTTTGGCGATCGACTAACATCACTAACTCAGTCGTTTCCAGATTTCTTTTTCATTATGGCGATAGTATGGATCATCTTATTCTATCTCCCATTCATAGATGTTTTTGCCTATGAGAAGTGGTATGGATTTATTCTGCCAGCATTGATTGTCGCACTGTATCCACTAACTTTTGTAGCCAAGATTACAGCTGGGGCTTTAGCACAGGAAAAGGGAGAGCAGTATGTTCAAGTTTCCCACTCAAAGGGACTGAAGGAAAAAGCAGTAGTCTATAGACATATGCTGCAAAACAGTATCGGTACAGTTCTTAGCCACCTATCTTCCATCATGCTCTTATTAATTTCTAATTTAATTATTCTAGAGCTTTTCTTAGACTACAAAGGGGCGGCCTATCGTTTATTTTTTGCTGTTCCAACGGAGAGGGAATTAATCGTAGCCATTGCGTTGGTTTTTATGACAATTGTATTTGCCACTCAAATAGTTGCTTATCTTCTGAGGATTTATTTAGATCCTAGAGAAAGGGGTGCCTAA
- a CDS encoding competence protein ComK encodes MEINLFTYLKDYEVNRKTMSILPVTIKNRKFSKVMETDGEYLVAMKPTDIVERSCRYFGSSLKGRQEGTRELMGVTHKAPIIVEATSMIYLFPTASPTKSDCAWISHSYVVKHSSDGSEKTVVTFSNDKSILLPISEGSFENQLYRTSHLRTIMSTRIDQREHRKQFVLSPPNYPQHKSIVNDM; translated from the coding sequence ATGGAAATAAATTTATTTACTTACTTAAAAGACTATGAAGTAAATCGAAAAACGATGTCAATTCTTCCAGTAACCATTAAGAATCGAAAATTCTCAAAAGTCATGGAGACTGATGGAGAATATCTAGTTGCAATGAAGCCAACAGATATCGTTGAAAGGAGTTGTCGCTACTTTGGCTCTAGTTTGAAGGGTAGGCAAGAAGGTACTCGTGAATTAATGGGAGTTACTCATAAGGCGCCCATTATTGTTGAAGCAACTAGTATGATCTACCTCTTTCCTACAGCCTCACCTACAAAATCCGATTGTGCATGGATTTCTCACAGCTACGTTGTTAAGCATTCTTCAGATGGTTCTGAGAAAACAGTGGTAACCTTTTCTAATGATAAGTCCATATTACTACCTATTTCAGAAGGTTCATTTGAAAACCAGCTTTATCGCACGTCTCATCTAAGAACAATTATGTCAACAAGGATTGACCAAAGAGAACATAGAAAACAATTTGTTTTATCTCCACCTAATTACCCGCAACATAAATCCATAGTTAATGACATGTAA
- a CDS encoding substrate-binding domain-containing protein: MVKKNVFLRFGMLFLFAFLLIFVSACSSDTTTKEEEPSTTEQPKETAKEEPKEEPKEPIRIGVLASLSGALEAYGKQTVNGFELGLQYATDGTMEVNGRKIEFIVEDTETKPEVAIKKATKLLEEDKVDFIVGSSSSGDTLAVLPLAEEYEKIMVVEPAVADSITGSEWNKYVFRTARNSSQDAVAGAAAIAKEGVKIATLAPDYAFGRDGVAAFKDAAIKLGAEVVHEEYADPAATDFTSNIQKIIESEPDYLFVVWAGANSPWNQIADMKVQEKGIKISTGAPDIAALKTMQALVGMEGFTVYHHTLPSNDINDWLVKEHKAKFNGEVPDLFTPGGMNAAIAIVEALKKTNGDTDTDTLISTMEGMSFETPKGTMTFRPEDHQALQTLYAIRLEMVDGFDYPVPVLIRELTPEETAPPILN, translated from the coding sequence ATGGTTAAGAAGAATGTGTTTTTACGTTTTGGTATGTTGTTCTTATTTGCTTTTCTATTAATCTTCGTTTCAGCATGTAGTTCAGATACTACAACTAAAGAAGAAGAACCAAGCACAACTGAGCAACCAAAGGAAACAGCGAAGGAAGAGCCTAAGGAGGAGCCTAAAGAGCCAATTAGAATTGGTGTTTTAGCTTCACTAAGTGGAGCACTAGAGGCTTATGGAAAACAAACAGTGAATGGCTTCGAATTAGGTCTACAATATGCAACAGATGGAACAATGGAAGTTAATGGACGCAAAATTGAATTCATAGTTGAAGACACTGAAACAAAACCAGAAGTTGCAATCAAGAAGGCTACTAAGCTATTAGAAGAAGATAAAGTTGATTTCATTGTAGGATCATCAAGCTCTGGTGATACGCTAGCGGTTCTTCCATTAGCAGAAGAGTATGAAAAGATTATGGTTGTTGAACCAGCAGTTGCTGATAGTATTACTGGTTCTGAATGGAATAAATATGTTTTCCGTACTGCTCGTAACTCATCACAAGATGCTGTGGCTGGAGCAGCTGCTATCGCTAAAGAAGGCGTGAAAATTGCTACACTAGCACCTGATTATGCATTCGGAAGAGACGGTGTCGCAGCATTTAAGGATGCAGCAATTAAGCTTGGTGCAGAAGTTGTCCATGAAGAATATGCTGACCCTGCGGCAACTGATTTTACATCTAACATTCAAAAAATCATCGAATCAGAGCCTGACTATCTATTTGTTGTATGGGCAGGAGCAAACTCTCCTTGGAACCAAATTGCTGATATGAAGGTACAAGAAAAAGGAATCAAAATTTCTACTGGAGCTCCTGATATTGCTGCGTTAAAAACAATGCAAGCACTAGTAGGAATGGAAGGATTCACAGTATATCATCACACATTACCAAGTAACGATATTAACGATTGGTTAGTTAAAGAGCATAAAGCAAAGTTTAATGGTGAGGTTCCAGATCTATTCACACCAGGTGGTATGAATGCTGCAATTGCAATCGTTGAAGCTCTTAAAAAGACAAACGGTGATACAGATACGGATACATTGATTAGCACAATGGAAGGTATGAGTTTTGAAACACCTAAGGGTACAATGACTTTCCGTCCGGAAGATCATCAAGCTCTTCAAACACTTTATGCAATCCGTTTAGAAATGGTTGATGGTTTTGACTATCCAGTACCAGTATTAATTCGTGAACTTACTCCAGAAGAAACTGCACCTCCAATTTTGAACTAA
- a CDS encoding transposase, giving the protein MGKHFTPEYKEYVSKLIVEEGRKATQVAYELEISPKSISRWVAAYRNKLNAAQTGVTYITPTELEKLKKQHDKEMQQLREENEILKKAMHIFAKNQA; this is encoded by the coding sequence ATGGGAAAACATTTTACACCAGAGTATAAAGAGTATGTTTCAAAATTAATTGTAGAAGAAGGTAGAAAAGCTACCCAAGTTGCATATGAACTCGAGATCTCTCCGAAATCAATTAGTCGATGGGTTGCAGCTTACAGGAATAAATTGAATGCTGCGCAGACTGGAGTAACCTATATAACTCCTACGGAGTTAGAAAAATTAAAAAAGCAACATGATAAAGAAATGCAACAGTTGAGAGAAGAAAATGAAATCTTAAAAAAGGCCATGCACATCTTCGCGAAAAACCAAGCGTAA
- a CDS encoding tetratricopeptide repeat protein — protein sequence MILLTKITPPNVKEHILRRPSLMKKLKAVTNYPLTIIHSGPGYGKTTALSSMVKDQNLSFSWYSISNNDDDVIPFLSYITSAIRKQHPTFGTNFLSYIGTADRYIRDEEIRSLCSLFVNEVISFGSTILLILDDYHIVQQSPSIDKWMTLLIQHIPSNLHLVISSRTRPNWDLLTAMKVKNELLEIKQKDLMFTFDEVDVLLRDYYECEVNDLEIEQIFSATEGWVIAIGMIWQQLTVNGSLSDVLVNKAQSLDDLFKFLAMEVFQKQPPMVQQFLESTCIFDELNGQLCDDVLGISGASAMLENISNRNLFLYSIGDGQYRYHALFKEFLEKQLRMTNDKQYRMLHERSGNYYFRQGLMVQAIYHFEAINDFENVAKILDKHGQIMIENGQLESLLERLKRIPDLLKNQYYLLWLYEGEVLRYRCSYNEAERCYLKAIEKASQVKDYIGESRALEGQARIYLDTIQPGKAERFLQKAIEVLETMGDTGYEGLGRLYSLMAENLANAGQAIKAQKWFKKGRELNIALEDGNLEARLYLRSGKLMNAKKILIQKKQAESSSAHVHLQQSHRETDLLLSLIEAFMGNGEEAKELAQSGIQQGVRFQAPFVEACGWIRMGHAVQLLGKYDYTLAKQCYETALEIMDEINVSRGKAEPLMGLCILFGNEGAYERSIEYGTKALEETEMVKDAWLSALILLCMAIAAVHNEKYEEANTYLSKCSTLFTECGDQNGSLMTALWRCVSSFYSEEADQFLTNVQHFSKLLQLGDYTFIFKKRTLFGPRDLKKLVPILLEAQKIGVHRQYISNLLDELGIMNVTNHPGYTLRIQTLGKFRVWLGTNEVHESDWQRGKAKELLEFFVTRRNVLIPKEELFSVLWSGLDEKAAARDFKVALNALNNALEPNRKARSTPFFIQRVGTSYGLNPDSGYLLDIDEFEEWILAGLEEKDRSQVIKCLQRGLELYEGDYLPERRYDDWCLNERERLQVNFLRGAERMAQAYVQAAQYDKTIYWCQKIIEKDKTWEEAYRLLMFAYYQKNNRPQGLKWYKKCCEALDNELGVEPMSPTKQMYKMLIDAKTS from the coding sequence ATGATACTTCTAACGAAAATTACTCCTCCAAACGTGAAAGAGCATATTTTACGTAGACCGTCCTTAATGAAAAAATTGAAAGCGGTAACAAACTACCCCTTAACAATCATTCATTCCGGTCCTGGCTATGGGAAAACAACAGCACTCTCATCAATGGTCAAGGATCAAAACCTTTCGTTCTCATGGTACAGCATTTCGAATAATGACGATGATGTTATACCGTTCTTATCTTATATTACTTCTGCGATAAGGAAACAACATCCAACCTTTGGTACAAACTTTCTATCCTATATCGGTACAGCAGACCGCTACATACGAGATGAAGAGATACGATCGTTATGCTCTTTATTTGTCAATGAAGTGATAAGTTTTGGTTCGACAATACTACTTATTTTAGATGATTATCATATTGTTCAACAATCTCCAAGTATTGACAAATGGATGACCTTGTTAATACAACATATCCCATCCAATTTACATTTAGTGATTTCGAGCCGTACTCGTCCTAATTGGGATTTGTTAACTGCAATGAAGGTGAAAAATGAATTACTAGAAATTAAACAAAAGGATTTAATGTTCACCTTCGATGAAGTAGATGTTTTATTAAGAGACTATTATGAATGTGAAGTAAACGATCTTGAAATTGAACAAATTTTTTCAGCAACAGAGGGCTGGGTTATTGCTATAGGAATGATTTGGCAACAATTAACGGTAAACGGTAGCCTTAGTGATGTGCTAGTAAATAAAGCACAATCTCTTGATGATTTGTTCAAATTTTTAGCGATGGAAGTGTTTCAAAAGCAACCGCCTATGGTTCAGCAGTTCTTAGAAAGTACGTGTATTTTCGATGAACTGAACGGGCAACTATGCGATGATGTCCTGGGAATTAGTGGGGCATCTGCTATGTTGGAGAATATATCAAATAGGAATCTATTTCTATATTCAATAGGGGATGGGCAATATCGCTATCATGCATTATTCAAGGAATTTTTAGAGAAGCAATTACGAATGACAAACGATAAACAATATAGAATGCTCCATGAACGTAGTGGTAATTATTATTTTCGCCAGGGATTAATGGTCCAGGCTATCTATCATTTTGAAGCAATTAATGATTTTGAAAATGTGGCTAAAATTCTAGATAAACATGGTCAGATAATGATTGAAAATGGTCAGCTTGAGAGTTTACTAGAAAGGTTAAAAAGAATACCTGATCTATTAAAAAATCAATATTATTTACTGTGGTTATATGAAGGCGAAGTACTAAGGTACCGGTGTTCATATAATGAAGCAGAAAGATGTTACTTAAAGGCAATCGAAAAAGCTAGCCAGGTAAAGGATTATATAGGGGAGAGTCGTGCATTAGAAGGGCAAGCTAGGATCTATCTTGATACAATTCAACCTGGTAAAGCAGAACGATTTCTTCAGAAAGCCATTGAAGTACTTGAAACGATGGGGGATACAGGGTATGAAGGCCTAGGTAGACTTTATTCTTTAATGGCTGAGAACCTAGCAAATGCAGGACAAGCGATTAAAGCCCAAAAGTGGTTTAAAAAAGGGAGAGAGCTTAACATAGCTCTTGAGGATGGCAATCTTGAAGCTAGACTTTATTTGCGTTCAGGTAAGCTTATGAATGCCAAGAAGATATTGATCCAAAAGAAACAAGCCGAATCCTCGAGTGCACATGTCCATTTGCAGCAGTCTCATCGCGAAACAGATCTATTACTCTCTTTAATTGAAGCCTTTATGGGGAATGGTGAGGAAGCTAAAGAATTGGCTCAATCTGGTATTCAACAAGGGGTGAGATTTCAGGCTCCATTTGTTGAGGCATGTGGTTGGATCAGGATGGGGCATGCAGTACAACTGCTAGGAAAATACGATTATACACTCGCAAAACAATGCTATGAAACGGCACTTGAAATAATGGATGAGATTAACGTTTCCAGGGGAAAAGCAGAACCACTAATGGGACTATGTATTTTATTTGGGAATGAAGGGGCATATGAGAGATCCATTGAATATGGTACCAAGGCTTTGGAAGAGACCGAAATGGTAAAGGATGCATGGCTATCTGCACTTATTTTATTATGTATGGCAATTGCTGCTGTTCATAACGAAAAGTATGAAGAAGCAAATACCTATTTATCAAAGTGTTCTACTTTATTTACTGAGTGTGGTGACCAGAATGGTTCATTAATGACTGCTCTGTGGAGGTGTGTTTCATCTTTTTACAGTGAAGAGGCGGATCAATTTCTTACGAATGTGCAACATTTTAGTAAGCTACTTCAGCTAGGGGACTACACTTTTATATTTAAGAAGCGTACTTTATTTGGACCAAGAGATTTAAAAAAACTTGTACCTATTTTACTAGAAGCTCAAAAAATTGGTGTTCACCGTCAATACATTAGTAATCTGCTAGATGAATTGGGAATTATGAATGTTACAAACCATCCGGGTTATACGTTGCGAATTCAAACCCTAGGGAAATTTAGGGTATGGCTAGGAACGAATGAGGTACACGAATCTGATTGGCAAAGAGGAAAGGCAAAGGAGTTATTAGAGTTCTTTGTCACAAGACGTAATGTGCTAATACCTAAGGAGGAGTTATTCTCAGTACTTTGGTCAGGCTTGGATGAAAAGGCAGCAGCTAGAGACTTTAAAGTAGCTTTAAATGCTTTAAATAATGCATTAGAGCCTAATCGTAAAGCAAGGTCTACACCATTCTTTATCCAAAGAGTCGGTACTTCCTATGGACTAAATCCTGATTCAGGATATTTATTGGATATCGATGAGTTTGAGGAATGGATACTAGCAGGGTTAGAAGAGAAGGATCGTTCACAAGTAATAAAATGTCTTCAGCGGGGACTTGAATTGTATGAAGGGGATTACCTGCCAGAGCGACGTTATGATGATTGGTGTTTAAATGAACGAGAGCGGCTTCAAGTAAATTTTTTACGAGGTGCGGAAAGAATGGCACAAGCTTATGTTCAGGCCGCTCAATATGATAAGACGATTTATTGGTGTCAAAAGATCATAGAAAAGGATAAAACGTGGGAAGAGGCCTATCGTTTGCTAATGTTTGCTTATTATCAAAAGAATAATAGACCACAAGGTTTGAAGTGGTATAAAAAATGTTGTGAAGCCCTCGACAATGAACTTGGTGTTGAACCTATGTCACCAACAAAGCAAATGTATAAAATGCTAATTGATGCAAAAACTTCTTAG
- the lepB gene encoding signal peptidase I yields the protein MEEKSRKNRIWVIKSVGIGIILFIFLRTFLITNYVVEGESMMPTLQNGNLLMVNKVSLHIGDLQRFDIVVFKAELKEHYVKRVIGLPGDKVEYIDDILYINGLQVDEPFLSPYKNNLIDGKLTGDFSLEEITGKTQVPPGHVFVIGDNRLGSWDSRHYGFIKIEQIVGKVNIRYWPVNVMDLHF from the coding sequence ATGGAAGAAAAGTCAAGGAAAAATAGGATATGGGTTATAAAGTCAGTTGGGATTGGCATCATTCTTTTTATTTTTCTTAGAACTTTTTTAATAACTAATTATGTGGTAGAAGGCGAATCAATGATGCCCACTTTACAAAATGGTAATCTTCTAATGGTAAACAAAGTAAGTTTACATATAGGAGACCTTCAACGCTTTGATATTGTTGTTTTTAAAGCAGAGTTAAAGGAACACTATGTTAAACGAGTCATTGGCCTACCTGGCGATAAGGTTGAATATATCGATGACATTTTATATATTAATGGTCTTCAAGTAGATGAGCCTTTTTTATCCCCTTATAAAAATAACCTTATTGATGGTAAATTGACCGGAGATTTTAGCCTTGAGGAAATAACAGGCAAGACACAAGTTCCACCAGGACACGTTTTTGTTATTGGCGATAATCGTCTAGGAAGTTGGGATAGTCGACATTATGGTTTCATTAAAATTGAACAAATTGTTGGTAAAGTGAATATTCGCTATTGGCCTGTCAATGTAATGGATTTGCATTTTTGA
- a CDS encoding TVP38/TMEM64 family protein yields the protein MDFEVLKELTDLDRLLELLQEYKALGPLPGIFLPMLEAFFPFLPLVLFVMANAAAFGLWLGFFYSWIGTCVGALLVFFIVRKLGQKRIFGFLSRHKKVKGLMNWVENHGFGPLFLMLCFPFTPSALVNIVAGLSRVSVAQFILAVLCGKLVMIFTVSFIGYDIRALIHQPIRTGILILVILVLWYVGKRIEKRLTDKTVELEKGN from the coding sequence ATGGATTTTGAGGTTTTAAAGGAATTAACAGATTTAGACAGGTTACTCGAACTACTACAGGAATACAAGGCACTTGGTCCACTACCGGGCATTTTCCTACCAATGCTAGAAGCGTTTTTTCCTTTTTTGCCACTCGTGTTATTTGTCATGGCAAATGCTGCAGCTTTTGGATTATGGTTAGGGTTTTTTTATTCATGGATCGGTACATGTGTAGGTGCGTTGCTCGTTTTTTTCATTGTACGTAAGCTTGGACAAAAAAGAATATTTGGGTTTTTAAGTAGACATAAAAAGGTTAAAGGATTAATGAATTGGGTTGAAAATCACGGATTTGGACCACTTTTTTTAATGCTTTGTTTTCCTTTTACTCCATCAGCCTTGGTTAATATTGTAGCGGGATTATCAAGAGTAAGTGTTGCACAGTTTATCCTTGCAGTCTTATGCGGAAAGTTAGTTATGATTTTTACAGTTAGTTTCATTGGTTATGATATTCGTGCACTCATTCATCAACCCATTAGAACCGGTATATTAATACTTGTCATCCTGGTGCTTTGGTATGTTGGAAAGAGAATTGAAAAGAGATTAACTGACAAAACAGTGGAGCTTGAAAAAGGAAATTAA
- a CDS encoding ABC transporter permease, translated as MKNKELPIGIILLSILLLITFIGPHLPFIDTEFEEGRMRYNSETKEFSRAPHPPSSDDWFGTDEEGRDIFSLIILGAKDTLYFMLAATFIKYLMAVPLGLLARKGKGIIYSFLSTWSSVFSGLPIIIMGIILFKMPIFMTANNRFLLIVFVVSLLEVGRVGMVFQQLAGRISTKPYIEASITMGSKPLQIVWGHYLPVLLPEILVSFILNLGRMALLVGQLGVFKIFLSFQIYVMGTPPLVNTSYNWGSLLGDAKDNILRATWIPLFPALAITYVIFTFNLLGEGLRKKLVRA; from the coding sequence ATGAAAAATAAGGAGCTACCTATTGGAATTATATTGCTCTCTATTTTATTACTTATTACATTCATCGGGCCTCATCTCCCATTCATTGATACCGAATTTGAGGAAGGGCGGATGAGGTACAATTCAGAAACGAAAGAATTTAGTCGTGCCCCACACCCTCCATCTAGTGATGACTGGTTTGGTACAGATGAGGAAGGAAGGGATATTTTCAGCTTAATTATTCTAGGTGCAAAGGATACCCTCTACTTTATGCTAGCAGCTACTTTTATAAAATATTTAATGGCAGTTCCTCTTGGACTTTTAGCAAGAAAGGGCAAAGGAATAATCTATTCATTCTTATCAACATGGAGTTCTGTCTTCTCTGGTTTACCAATTATAATAATGGGTATCATTTTGTTTAAAATGCCGATTTTTATGACGGCTAACAATAGGTTTTTATTAATTGTGTTTGTTGTATCTTTACTTGAAGTCGGAAGAGTAGGTATGGTCTTTCAACAACTTGCTGGGCGAATTTCAACAAAGCCATACATTGAGGCATCTATCACAATGGGGAGCAAGCCACTTCAGATTGTTTGGGGACATTATCTGCCAGTACTTCTACCTGAAATTCTAGTGAGTTTTATTCTAAACCTAGGAAGAATGGCATTGTTGGTAGGGCAGTTAGGGGTATTTAAAATATTCTTAAGCTTTCAGATTTATGTGATGGGTACTCCTCCACTTGTTAATACAAGTTACAACTGGGGCTCATTGTTGGGGGATGCTAAAGACAATATACTTAGAGCCACTTGGATTCCGTTATTTCCTGCTCTTGCAATTACGTATGTGATTTTCACCTTCAACTTACTCGGTGAAGGATTACGTAAGAAGCTTGTTCGGGCTTAA
- a CDS encoding S9 family peptidase: protein MSEEVKRGIRAEDLYHLKSLNDPQLSPDGTKVAFLQTEINSEKHEYKTHIFVGNLENKEIRQWTFGEVRDSSPRWSPSGESLCFVSNRSGKSQLYIMNAGGGEAKQVTTCLNGARNPIWSPDGSKILFATSLGSEETILDTDKKKEEKEKQLEPMVVDRIRYKSDAVGFLDDKRQHLAVVDVKSGEIELLTDGAADYSAGGWSPGGESITLFANLTDEPDYTLISDLYIMSLKDKSLQKVTNSKGFFSNSSWSPDGKYIAVIGHEREYDSATLSRIWLYEVAANSLICLTSEWDVEIGDVAIGDFHSGNVNPGVLWTNDSYGFYFLMSDQGSTGVYYGSIEGEMYPSLFENQHVYGLTVDGENHKAVVAISKPTSPGELYTYDLSTGDIVQLTNVNASFLEGIELSDANAFMFKAPDQWEVHGWIMKPVGYEEGKKYPAIVEIHGGPHAMYANTYFHEFQMLAAQGFVVVFTNPRGSHGYGQMFVDAVRGDYGGKDYVDVMSAVDYVLENFDFIDESKLGVTGGSYGGFMTNWIVGHTNRFKAAVTQRSISNWLSFYGVSDIGYYFSEWEVNGDIISNTEKLWNHSPLKYVEKIETPLLILHGEKDYRCPIEQAEQLFVALKRQKKQTKFVRFPESNHELSRSGNPKLRIDRLNHINNWFVEYLTNK, encoded by the coding sequence ATGTCTGAAGAAGTAAAACGAGGTATAAGGGCAGAAGATTTATATCATTTGAAATCTCTTAATGATCCACAACTATCACCAGATGGAACAAAAGTTGCTTTTTTGCAAACCGAAATAAACAGTGAAAAGCATGAATATAAGACACATATTTTTGTTGGTAACCTTGAAAATAAAGAAATTAGACAATGGACATTTGGTGAAGTTAGAGATAGTTCACCTAGATGGTCTCCATCAGGTGAGTCACTTTGCTTTGTATCTAATCGTTCTGGCAAATCTCAACTTTACATAATGAATGCAGGCGGAGGAGAAGCAAAACAAGTAACAACATGTTTAAATGGAGCACGAAACCCAATCTGGTCTCCTGATGGTTCTAAGATATTATTTGCAACCTCCCTGGGTTCGGAGGAAACTATTTTAGACACAGATAAGAAGAAGGAAGAGAAAGAAAAACAGTTAGAGCCTATGGTTGTTGATCGAATTCGGTATAAATCAGACGCTGTTGGCTTTTTAGATGACAAGAGACAGCATCTTGCAGTTGTAGATGTAAAGAGTGGAGAAATTGAACTTTTAACGGATGGAGCGGCAGATTATTCAGCTGGTGGCTGGTCTCCTGGTGGTGAAAGCATCACCTTATTTGCCAACTTAACAGATGAACCAGATTACACTCTTATATCGGATTTATATATTATGTCACTCAAGGATAAGAGCTTACAAAAAGTAACGAATAGTAAAGGGTTCTTTTCAAATAGCTCATGGTCTCCTGATGGAAAATATATTGCGGTTATTGGACATGAAAGAGAATATGACAGTGCGACTCTTTCAAGAATTTGGTTGTACGAGGTAGCAGCTAACAGTCTTATATGTTTAACAAGTGAGTGGGATGTTGAAATCGGAGATGTTGCGATAGGTGACTTTCATTCAGGAAATGTAAATCCAGGAGTCCTTTGGACAAATGATAGCTATGGTTTCTACTTCCTTATGAGTGATCAAGGCAGTACAGGCGTTTATTATGGTTCAATTGAAGGTGAAATGTATCCATCCCTATTCGAAAATCAACATGTCTATGGTTTAACCGTGGATGGCGAAAATCACAAGGCTGTAGTAGCAATTAGCAAGCCAACTTCTCCAGGAGAGCTTTATACATATGATCTAAGCACAGGCGATATTGTACAGCTTACAAATGTGAATGCTTCTTTTTTAGAGGGTATCGAATTATCGGATGCTAATGCTTTTATGTTTAAGGCACCTGATCAATGGGAGGTGCATGGTTGGATTATGAAACCCGTTGGCTATGAAGAAGGAAAGAAATATCCTGCCATTGTTGAAATTCATGGTGGCCCTCATGCAATGTATGCTAATACCTATTTCCATGAGTTTCAAATGTTAGCGGCACAAGGATTTGTTGTTGTGTTCACAAATCCACGCGGAAGTCATGGCTATGGTCAAATGTTTGTTGATGCTGTCCGTGGTGATTATGGTGGAAAAGACTATGTGGATGTTATGAGTGCAGTTGATTATGTGCTTGAAAACTTTGATTTCATTGATGAGTCTAAGTTAGGGGTAACTGGAGGAAGCTATGGAGGATTTATGACAAACTGGATTGTTGGTCATACAAACCGCTTCAAGGCTGCAGTAACTCAGCGTTCGATTTCAAACTGGTTAAGCTTTTATGGGGTTAGTGATATTGGATATTATTTCTCTGAATGGGAAGTGAATGGAGACATTATTTCTAATACAGAAAAGCTTTGGAATCACTCTCCGCTTAAATATGTTGAAAAGATTGAAACACCACTATTAATATTACATGGTGAAAAGGACTACCGTTGTCCAATAGAGCAAGCAGAGCAATTATTTGTAGCTTTAAAAAGACAAAAAAAGCAAACGAAATTTGTCCGTTTCCCTGAATCTAATCATGAATTATCAAGAAGCGGCAATCCAAAACTTCGTATTGATCGCCTGAATCATATTAACAATTGGTTTGTTGAATATCTTACAAACAAATAA